From the genome of Fusarium keratoplasticum isolate Fu6.1 chromosome 11, whole genome shotgun sequence, one region includes:
- a CDS encoding CENP-V/GFA domain-containing protein: MAPVTSGSCLCGACTYSYTDEPAMKALCYCVTCRKVSGGTNTTNFIVPEEKFTLNSGQPKSFSTEHETGMTITLFFCPDCGTTMWKEASASQFKGVKIVQAGTLTDPTNFTGKIDVELYAPERASWLVALQGAEQKEQL, from the exons ATGGCCCCTGTCACCTCTGGTAGCTGCCTCTGCGGGGCATGCACCTACTCATACACGGATGAGCCAGCTATGAAG GCTCTCTGCTACTGTGTCACCTGCCGCAAGGTCTCAGGAGGGACAAACACTACTAATTTTATTGTCCCAGAGGAAAAGTTCACCCTGAATAGTGGCCAGCCCAAGTCATTCTCTACCGAGCACGAGACCGGCATGACCATCACCCTGTTCTTTTGTCCCGACTGCGGGACAACCATGTGGAAAGAGGCTTCGGCATCCCAGTTCAAAGGCGTGAAAATAGTTCAGGCGGGAACACTGACAGATCCGACCAATTTCACTGGGAAGATTGATGTCGAGCTGTACGCTCCTGAGAGAGCCTCCTGGCTGGTTGCTCTGCAGGGTGCAGAGCAGAAGGAACAGCTTTAG
- a CDS encoding Pectinesterase, which translates to MKFLATLSFVTAAFAASRTSAPSGCLTVRKSPSSGQYGTIQAAVNALSTSASGSQCIFIDQGTYNEQVLVPKRSAQLSIYGYTADTSSYSGNKVTITAKKSQADGLNNDESATLRVKSPNFKLYNVNVANTYGKGSQAVALSAYADSGYYGCALTGYQDTLLSNEGYQLYSKCLIQGATDFIFGQKASSWFEKCDLRVVSASIGYITANGRDSSSNPSYYVFNNCNIAAASGNSVSNGAYYLGRPWREYARVVFQKTSMTSVINAAGWKVWNTGDERTSNVIFGEYSNTGAGASGTRASFYTKLSSAVSISTVLTGSYASKGYYDASYM; encoded by the exons ATGAAGTTTCTTGCCACCTTGAGTTTTGTTACTGCAGCTTTTGCTGCCAGCCGAACCTCTGCGCCAAGCGGATGTTTGACTGTGCGCAAGTCCCCGTCTAGTGGCCAATACGGCACTATTCAAGCTGCCGTCAACGCCCTCTCCACCAGCGCTAGCGGCTCTCAgtgcatcttcatcgaccAGGGCACCTACAACGAGCAGGTCCTTGTGCCCAAGCGCTCAGCTCAGCTGTCCATCTACGGATACACTGCCGACACCAGCAGCTACAGTGGAAACAAGgtcaccatcaccgccaagAAGAGCCAGGCTGATGGTCTCAACAACGACGAGAGCGCCACTCTGCGCGTCAAGTCGCCCAACTTTAAGCTGTACAATGTCAACGTTGCCAACACGTACGGCAAGGGCAGCCAGGCTGTCGCCTTGAGCGCCTACGCTGACAGCGGATACTACGGATGTGCCCTCACTGGCTACCAGGACACTCTTCTCAGCAACGAGGGTTATCAGCTGTACTCTAAGTGCCTAATTCAGGGTGCCACTGACTTTATCTTTGGCCAGAAGGCTTCGAGCTGGTTTGAGAAGTGTGATCTTCGCGTCGTCAGCGCGTCCATTGGCTACATCACAG CCAACGGCCGTGACTCTTCTTCTAACCCTTCCTACTACGTCTTCAACAACTGCAACATCGCTGCAGCCTCTGGCAACTCTGTTTCCAACGGCGCGTACTACCTCGGCCGTCCCTGGAGAGAGTACGCCCGCGTCGTCTTCCAGAAGACGAGCATGACTTCTGTCATCAACGCTGCCGGATGGAAGGTGTGGAACACCGGCGACGAGCGTACCAGCAACGTCATCTTTGGAGAGTACAGCAACACCGGTGCTGGAGCTTCGGGCACGCGAGCTTCTTTCTACACCAAGCTTTCTTCGGCAGTGTCTATCTCGACTGTCCTGACGGGTAGCTACGCCTCCAAGGGCTACTATGATGCCTCTTACATGTAA
- a CDS encoding FAA-hydrolase domain-containing protein, with amino-acid sequence MPAFSRLVRFLAKDDRIYYGDAILPDGEANIAKAKKAHVITGDVFGDHNVTDKIVDIRLLLAPLATEDVGTVRCLGLNYTQHAIETKMPIPKFPVLFYKPKSSLSGPSDPIPIPARAQTGQSLDYECELVIVIGKQALDVSEDDALDYVLGYAVGNDVSHRDWQIKFGGGQWSLGKGFDGWAPYGPGIVTKDVIKDGQNLNIWTKLNGETVQNSSTKDQIFGIKKVISFLSQGTTLEPGDLIFTGTPEGVGMGRNPPLWLKDGDVVEVGLEGVGSITNAVEFGTPNAKI; translated from the exons ATGCCAGCCTTCTCC AGACTCGTCCGGTTTCTTGCCAAAGATGACCGAATCTACTACGGTGATGCCATCCTCCCCGACGGCGAGGCCAACATCGCCAAAGCGAAAAAGGCGCATGTGATCACCGGTGATGTCTTTGGGGACCACAACGTTACCGATAAGATTGTCGATAttcgccttcttcttgctccgCTGGCAACGGAGGATGTCGGTACTGTGAGATGCCTTGGCTTGAACTACACGCAGCATGCCATTGAG ACCAAGATGCCTATTCCCAAATTTCCCGTCCTTTTT TACAAACCCAAGTCATCGCTCTCAGGACCATCCGACCCTATCCCCATTCCCGCAAGAGCGCAGACCGGCCAATCACTGGATTACGAATGCGAGCTTGTCATCGTCATTGGCAAGCAGGCCCTTGACGTTTCCGAAGATGATGCATTGGATTATGTCCTGGGTTATGCTGTTGGCAACGATGTATCTCACCGTGACTGGCAGATCAAATTCGGCGGAGGCCAATGGTCTCTTGGCAAGGGCTTCGATGGATGGGCGCCTTACGGGCCCGGTATCGTGACCAAGGACGTCATCAAAGACGGCCAGAACCTCAACATCTGGACCAAGCTCAATGGAGAGACTGTGCAGAACAGCTCCACCAAAGACCAGATATTTGGCATCAAAAAGGTCATCTCGTTTTTGAGTCAGGGTACCACTTTGGAACCTGGCGACCTCATCTTTACCGGAAC CCCCGAAGGAGTTGGAATGGGAAGGAACCCACCCCTCTGGCTCAAGGATGGGgacgttgtcgaggttggcctCGAAGGAGTTGGGTCAATCACAAATGCGGTTGAATTCGGAACCCCTAACGCGAAGATCTAG
- a CDS encoding AA-permease domain-containing protein, with product MQNPTLDGQPSIPDAYSFEPQLVIASADQAGFEMAGQSAAQALLLRCLFFLMALSVRAETEKPDLRCPDYVANYAPLVWLHSEDPYMPSDLLAHLQHTTPTVQGHAINGIPSIDLGNLGTLNEFGDEDVALVSKDDPFSYPKWILGEAPDDAGRIHNATPCAVILVEKNEVDLDAFYFYFYSYNEGPNITQVLEPLNRLVTSEKASAGMHFGNHVGDWEHNMVRFRDGKPVGIYYSQHVDGEGYDWNDAAVSKAGDRPIVYSARGSHANYAMPGAPVHNAALIDYCDEGKRWDPVLSAYFYKLDTDTFTLIPLTPPKQQSPRSSSNHTSWFEYKGHWGDFQFPQSDPRQETIPRFGVHRFETGPNGPRFKHLLRKGLVRDQARRLSWTEWAVGIYMAWYPCCIRGWRKWISVGVIITAFAAVVVGIIFGVRRLRKPKTVYTKLQAEDIQMDEWRRDEEALLSSSEDEDDRHRR from the exons ATGCAGAACCCTACCCTGGACGGGCA ACCGAGCATCCCTGATGCTTATTCCTTCGAGCCTCAACTTGTCATCGCAAGTGCTGACCAGGCCGGATTCGAGATGGCAGGGCAATCGGCAGCCCAGGCGCTGCTACTCAggtgcctcttcttcttgatggccttgtctgTCCGAGCCGAGACGGAAAAGCCGGATCTCCGATGTCCGGATTATGTGGCTAACTACG CGCCTCTTGTCTGGCTGCATTCTGAGGATCCGTACATGCCCAGCGACTTGCTCGCCCATCTTCAGCACACGACACCAACGGTGCAAGGGCATGCAATTAACGGTATCCCTTCAATTGATCTCGGCAACTTGGGGACTCTCAACGAgtttggagatgaagatgttgcCCTGGTATCCAAAGATGATCCCTTTTCTTATCCCAAATGGATTCTCGGCGAGGCACCAGACGATGCTGGCAGGATACACAATGCCACACCTTGCGCCGTCATTCTTGTAGAGAAGAACGAGGTTGACCTGGATGCGTTTTACTTTTACTTTTATTCCTACAACGAAGGCCCCAACATCACGCAAGTCCTGGAGCCTCTGAATCGTCTTGTTACAAGCGAAAAGGCCTCGGCTGGCATGCATTTCGGAAACCACGTCGGAGACTG GGAACATAACATGGTCCGCTTCCGAGACGGAAAACCTGTTGGCATTTATTACAGTCAGCAtgttgatggcgagggcTACGATTGGAATGACGCAGCGGTTTCCAAAGCTGGTGATAGA CCCATCGTGTACAGTGCCCGAGGGTCTCACGCCAACTACGCCATGCCTGG CGCACCCGTACATAATGCGGCTTTGATTGACTACTGCGATGAagggaagagatgggatCCCGTCTTGTCGGCCTATTTTTACAAACTCGACACCGACACCTTCACTCTTATCCCCCTCACCCCTCCCAAGCAACAATCTCCGAGATCTTCCTCCAATCACACGTCATGGTTTGAGTACAAAGGACACTGGGGTGATTTCCAGTTTCCTCAATCCGATCCTCGCCAAGAAACCATCCCCCGCTTCGGAGTTCACCGCTTCGAGACGGGGCCGAACGGACCCCGATTCAAGCACCTGTTGCGAAAAGGTCTTGTCCGAGATCAAGCACGGAGATTGAGCTGGACGGAGTGGGCTGTGGGTATATACATGGCTTGGTATCCTTGCTGTATAAGAGGATGGAGGAAATGGATTTCTGTGGGTGTGATTATCACTGCTTTCGCCGCTGTTGTGGTAGGCATCATATTTGGCGTTAGGAGGTTGAGGAAACCGAAAACGGTCTACACAAAACTACAGGCGGAGGATATCCAGATGGATGAGTGGAGGAGAGATGAGGAGGCGTTGCTGTCATCatccgaggacgaggatgaccGTCATCGCCGGTAG
- a CDS encoding Zn(2)-C6 fungal-type domain-containing protein: protein MSLHSVNSETSPTVNSHQDGSSKPSALACTECRRKHVKCDAGSPQCMRCQTQGLRCRYEPSRRGLKRRKLHHFASRSPGDLSTTGASTDSTLRAGRREPEQIVWDSADPHSALTDLQPSVDGNDYPWSEPSLAECLLQRAQTASDETEPVEDDTLLINLFYTNFFRAHPFLVPRALYTSQNYPPYMKLVIHLIGCHYSGTICSETMQGMADDALKKAWDRGERNFVLVQALLLFSMILHARCVYDRSRSSLSEAISLALDLDMHRKSFSVTHSAGSPVVEESIRRTWWELYITDGFMAALDHKPNFRCNSVKSDMPLPCEEFLYSGEPLLFEPSTLEQFESRIYTNDDLPFSSFAYRIEAAQLFARALSIASTHEVHRDQIQNVDNLLAAWPHHLGVGKAEPVDSTGGVDHTLLQAHAVVEYTTMYLHFPRSDLVGVIAAASGIKSSLDLLPTYSRSMHGIKAVEAAKHFIDLVGLESSALKHSPLMLNGLLLSCTIQLSASSLRPSRYSDQFHSRLCLSLGILKTLYPVWALAREVSDGIRSMANQALPREKDMSSDSALSLVDSGINVSSLAEVDMAFSWMDFPPQLPAMSEQDEQNPGS, encoded by the coding sequence ATGTCCCTCCACAGCGTCAATTCCGAGACATCCCCGACAGTGAACTCACACCAAGATGGCTCCAGCAAACCCAGCGCGCTAGCATGCACGGAATGTCGCCGAAAGCACGTCAAATGCGACGCCGGATCCCCTCAATGCATGCGCTGCCAGACCCAGGGACTGCGATGTCGCTATGAACCATCGCGACGAGGCCTGAAGCGACGAAAGCTTCACCATTTTGCTTCACGCTCTCCAGGAGACTTGTCAACGACGGGCGCGTCAACGGATTCAACTCTGAGAGCTGGTCGGCGAGAGCCTGAGCAAATCGTCTGGGATTCCGCCGATCCTCACAGTGCTCTCACAGACCTCCAACCCTCCGTTGATGGGAATGATTACCCGTGGAGTGAGCCAAGCCTTGCAGAATGTCTTCTGCAAAGGGCGCAGACCGCTAGCGATGAGACTGAGCCGGTAGAGGACGACActcttctcatcaatctTTTCTACACAAACTTCTTTCGAGCACATCCCTTTCTGGTGCCTCGAGCGCTCTACACGTCACAGAATTACCCTCCATACATGAAGTTGgtcattcatctcatcgGCTGCCATTATTCCGGAACGATATGCAGCGAGACGATGCAAGGCATGGCAGACGATGCACTGAAGAAGGCATGGGACCGAGGAGAGCGTAACTTTGTGCTCGTCCAAGCTCTTCTGCTCTTTTCCATGATCCTTCATGCGCGCTGCGTATACGACAGATCCCGCTCAAGCCTCTCTGAAGCTATCTCTCTCGCCCTGGACCTCGACATGCACCGCAAATCATTCAGTGTCACCCACTCGGCTGGATCTCCAGTCGTGGAAGAAAGCATTAGGAGAACTTGGTGGGAGCTCTACATCACAGACGGCTTCATGGCCGCGCTCGACCACAAGCCCAACTTTCGATGCAATTCGGTCAAATCAGACATGCCTCTTCCGTGTGAGGAGTTTCTATACTCGGGGGAACCGCTGTTATTTGAACCTTCGACGCTTGAACAATTTGAGTCGAGGATATACACCAATGACGACCTCCCCTTTTCGTCTTTCGCGTACCGCATAGAGGCTGCCCAGCTCTTCGCTCGCGCGCTGTCGATAGCCTCGACTCATGAAGTCCATCGTGACCAGATCCAAAATGTCGACAATCTCCTGGCTGCCTGGCCGCATCACCTGGGCGTTGGTAAAGCAGAGCCTGTGGATTCTACAGGGGGTGTGGATCATACGCTCCTCCAAGCACACGCTGTCGTCGAGTACACGACCATGTACCTCCACTTTCCCCGAAGTGATCTTGTAGGTGTCATCGCAGCGGCGTCGGGAATAAAGTCTAGCCTGGATCTATTACCGACCTACTCAAGGTCAATGCATGGTATCAAAGCagtcgaggctgccaagcaCTTCATCGACCTGGTTGGTCTAGAATCATCAGCCCTCAAACACAGTCCCTTGATGCTCAATGGGTTGCTTCTTAGCTGCACCATTCAACTATCCGCTTCTTCACTACGCCCATCTCGATATTCCGACCAATTCCACAGTCGTCTGTGCCTGAGTCTCGGCATACTAAAAACACTGTATCCGGTTTGGGCTTTGGCTCGAGAGGTTTCGGATGGCATCAGGTCAATGGCTAACCAGGCCTTGCCCAGGGAGAAAGACATGTCGTCGGATTCAGCTCTGTCTCTCGTTGATAGTGGGATTAATGTGAGCTCACTGGCAGAGGTGGACATGGCATTCTCTTGGATGGATTTTCCACCGCAGTTACCGGCGATGTCGGAGCAAGACGAGCAGAATCCAGGCAGTTAG
- a CDS encoding CENP-V/GFA domain-containing protein, with protein sequence MEKTPPHSQKLRALFGELASFYIFRGSHLSLLNSLSLATAGKDVIRSDIISEDITDVELRASRASNAAKHLAEGIKSDIIVLTNTTSTVESLGAEAVGAEFLVLAVMLKL encoded by the coding sequence atggagaaaaCGCCCCCTCATTCCCAGAAATTGCGCGCCCTATTTGGGGAATTGGCCTCCTTTTATATCTTCAGGGGAAGTCATCTCTCGCTGTTGAACAGCCTCTCGCTCGCAACCGCCGGCAAAGACGTCATCCGGTCAGATATTATCTCTGAAGATATCACCGATGTGGAGCTCCGAGCATCTCGGGCATCGAATGCAGCCAAGCATCTCGCGGAAGGCATCAAGAGTGACATCATTGTGCTCACCAACACCACTTCAACGGTCGAGAGCTTAGGTGCCGAGGCGGTTGGTGCCGAGTTTCTCGTCCTGGCTGTCATGCTCAAGCTTTAA
- a CDS encoding AA-permease domain-containing protein, which yields MDIQTKTEAHDSAQSSKSVDFEAADDTQLERGLHGRHLQFIAIGAAVGTGLFIGTGNALATAGPVSLLIAFIFVGSLLFSVMVALGEMAAYIPVAGAFTTYATRFLDPTFGFAMGWVYWFSWTITFALELTAAGLIIQYWDKSLNIGIWIAVFWVLFTIANFLPVRWFGEFEMWFSSIKVITIIGFIIFSICVNAGVGQQGYLGFKYWGTPGAFAEHLAEGATGRFIGFWSVMITAGFSYQGSELVAIGAGETKDPQKTIPSAMRWTFWGVFSFFISTVFFLGLNIPYTNEGLLSDSQDASASPLVIVAQLAGVPVLPSILNAVLLTAVLTAANSDVYSSSRILISLADSGHAPAFLKKTNRFGTPYYAVGFCAIFGFLSFLNLSNDGTVVFNWFLSITSVAGFIAWAIINVCHIRFMKALSFYQIPRSSLPYVAPFQPYLSWYGLIFTVLIIITSGFEVFIEWDTSKFFTNYISLILFVVLVVGHKLLFRTKMVPIQEMDIVTGSA from the coding sequence ATGGATATCCAGACCAAGACAGAGGCCCACGACTCGGCACAGTCGTCCAAGTCTGTCGACTTCGAAGCTGCCGATGATACTCAGCTGGAGAGAGGACTCCATGGCCGACATCTCCAATTCATCGCCATCGGCGCTGCAGTCGGAACAGGCTTGTTCATCGGAACGGGAAATGCTCTCGCAACAGCCGGGCCTGTTTCTCTACTCATCGCCTTCATTTTCGTGGGCAGCCTGCTCTTCTCAGTCATGGTTGCTCTTGGAGAAATGGCTGCATACATACCCGTTGCAGGCGCATTCACAACCTATGCCACACGCTTCCTCGATCCCACATTTGGCTTCGCCATGGGCTGGGTTTATTGGTTCAGCTGGACAATCACATTCGCCCTTGAGTTGACCGCCGCTGGCCTTATCATTCAATACTGGGACAAGAGCCTAAACATCGGTATTTGGATTGCTGTGTTTTGGGTTCTCTTCACTATCGCCAACTTCCTCCCGGTGCGGTGGTTCGGAGAGTTTGAGATGTGGTTCTCCAGCATCAAAGTCATCACTATcattggcttcatcatcttttcCATTTGCGTTAATGCAGGCGTTGGCCAACAGGGCTACCTGGGCTTCAAGTACTGGGGCACGCCCGGTGCGTTTGCTGAACATCTGGCAGAGGGCGCGACTGGCAGATTCATCGGCTTCTGGTCCGTCATGATCACCGCCGGCTTCAGTTATCAGGGCTCAGAGCTTGTCGCcattggagctggagaaaCCAAGGATCCTCAAAAGACAATTCCTTCTGCTATGCGTTGGACCTTCTGGGGtgtcttctccttcttcatctcgaccgtcttcttcctGGGCCTCAATATCCCATACACAAATGAGGGTCTTCTCAGCGACTCTCAAGACGCTTCAGCTTCTcccctcgtcatcgtcgcccAACTTGCCGGAGTCCCGgtcctcccatccatcctcaaCGCGGTGCTCCTTACTGCTGTTTTGACTGCCGCCAACTCGGATGTCTACTCGAGCAGTCGCATTCTTATCTCTCTGGCTGACTCCGGCCATGCCCCAGCTTTCTTAAAGAAGACGAACCGCTTCGGAACGCCATACTACGCAGTCGGGTTTTGTGCCATTTTCGGATTCCTATCATTCCTCAACCTGTCTAATGATGGCACTGTTGTCTTCAACTGGTTTCTCAGCATCACATCGGTTGCTGGATTCATCGCCtgggccatcatcaacgtATGCCATATCCGCTTCATGAAGGCTCTGTCTTTCTATCAAATCCCCCGATCAAGCCTACCCTACGTGGCCCCTTTCCAGCCATACCTCTCTTGGTACGGCCTGATATTCACTGTCCTCATCATTATCACAAGTGGTTTTGAGGTGTTTATTGAGTGGGACACCAGCAAGTTCTTCACGAACTACATCAGTCTGATCTTGTTcgttgtccttgtcgtcggaCACAAACTCCTTTTCAGGACAAAGATGGTCCCGATTCAGGAGATGGATATCGTCACGGGGAGTGCGTAG